CGGGAGGTGGCGGCGATGGGAACGGATCAACTCGTGGTGGCTACCGTTGTGGCCCTCTTGGGCGCGGCTTTGTGGGAGGGGCTGCGGCCGGTCAACGTCCCGAGACAGGCCAACTTCGAGGGGATCGACGACCCAGCGGCCGCTCGGGCCTATGATTGGCTCAGCCGTCTCCCCCACTTCAGCCTGGTCCGTCAGCTGATGGCCTGGGCTGTAGCCGCCCGGCGTCCTGAAAGCCCGCTGGTCGACGTCGGTTGCGGTCCCGGATACTTCACGGCCAAGCTGGCCAGGGCCTTCCCCGACCACGGGGTGATCGGGGTCGACCTGTCCGAGGAGATGACCCGGACGGCCGCGGCCAACCTGTCGGCCCGGGGCCTCGGGCGGGTCAGGTTCATCCAAGGTGACGCCCGTGAGCTGCCCTTTGGCGACGGGTCGGTCGGCTTCCTGGTGAGCACCCTGTCCCTGCATCATTGGGCCGACCCGGTGGCGGCCTTCACCGAGTTCCACCGCGTCCTCCGGCCTGGCGGGCAGGTGCTGGTGGTCGATGTCCGCCGGGACTGCCCGCGCTTGTTCTACTGGCTCTTCGCCCTGGACAGGCAAATCCTGACCCCGCACGCGCTGAGGGTGGCCAACGAGCCGATCGCGTCGGCTCTGGCCTCCTACAGCCTGGGGGAACTGCGGGCCATCCTGCGGCAGACTCCCTTTGATGAGGGCCGGGTCGGCGCCCTGACGGCTCTGTCGCTGACCTGGGCCCGAAAGGGCTGAAATCGAGACCCTTCGAGACTGAAGGCAAGGCCCTTCCCGGTGGTGATGGGAAGGGCCTTTCGCTTTGCCGCCGGTCCGTAACCGTCCGAAGAGCATCGCCCCCCCGCACGGCCTGGAAGGCTCACTCCCAGCCCATCATCGTCCGCAGGATGTCCTGCACGCCGGCCAGGCCGGGGTGGGGGGAAACGTAATCGGCGGCGGCCTTGACCGCGTCGGTGGCGTTGGCCGGCGCCCCCCGCCAGCCGGCCGCGGCGAAGAGGTCGAGGTCGTTCTCGCTGTCCCCGATGGCCAGGATGGACGACGGGTCAAATCCAGGATAAGTGGCCCTGAGAAAGTCGAGGCCGTCGGCCTTGGAGACGGGGACGAGAGCGATGTCGAGGACCTCGCCGACCGTGAAGACCCTGGCCTCCGGGTGAGCCTCACGGACCACGCCCTCGACCTGGTCGCGGGAATCACAGGCGGGATGGCCGCCGACGGCAATCAGGCTCAGGGTGAAGTCGCGGCTGGGTTCGATCTCGACCGGCCCGATCCGCTCGGCGATGGCCTCCAACAGGTTGACGCGGTCGCGGCGGAGCCTGGTCACGCCGTACTCCTCGATGCGCGGATGGACGAGGACCCGCGAGCCGACCCCCTCGACGACCAAAGACCCCAACTCGCAAAGATGAGGCGACTCCCGCAAACCGAGGATGACGGCGAAGACCTTGACGAACTCGACCGACCTCCCGGTGACCAGTGAGAACGACGGGGAGCCCGCCCGCGCCCTGGCCGACCGCAGCCAGGCGTAGGCTCCGAGGTCGGGCGGTTGGGTGAAGTCGTAGAGGCAACCATCGATGTCCGACAGGACGGCCGTCGGCCGGCGCGGTCCCGAACTACTCATCCCGATTCCCCTTGTCCAGGCAGACTAGCTTTTTATCGCGTTGCTTTTTGATCACGACGTAGGACGAGTCGCGGGCCTCGACCGGTCCGTGCCCGACGGCTTGCGCGACGACCGCGGACACGGCGGCGTCCGTCCCCGTGCGGTGGTAACCGAAGACTACGAGGACGCTATGTCCGGGAGCGGCCGGATTGGGCACCAGGTGCACAAGGCCGGCGTCGGTGTCCCACGGGAAACCGTAGGAGACCGGCCCACCGCGCCGCTTGGCCGCGATCATCTCGGGCTCCAGGGTCCACGGGTGCAGGGGGGCGTGGCCCGTTTCAGCGGCCCGCGCGGCCATCGTCCCGCCTAATTCGCAGCAGTCCTCGAAAGGACAGCCCCCCGGCCTGATGGATCCGGCGGCTTCCCCATCGCCCCGACCGTCCGCCCAGCGGCCCCACTCGCTGCCTCGGTAGTCGGCGCCGCAGCGGAACAGGCAATTGGTGAAGGAGTTGGCCAGCGGCGAGCCAAGGACGATGAGATCGCGGCCCTTGACCTCGTCGAGGCTCAGCCCGAGACCCTGAGGTCCACCGGCCGCCGTCGACGATCCGGGATTCAGCCCGGCGACGTGGGCGACCCGGAAGTTGTCCCCCAGGGTGGCCAGCCCGAGAGCATCCATGAGCTCATACGCCAGGGCCAGGTCGACGGTGTCCATCCGGAAGGGCAGGCCGAGAAGGTTCCTCAGGCTCGCGCCGGTCAAGTGGTCGCCGAAGGTGCTGCCGACGACGATCAGCGGTTCGGTGGAACCCCTGGTGACTAGTTCGATGAACTGGCCGAGGCTGGTTGGGCCGGCGGTGGCAGAGCCGGCGGCGGTTGGCCGGCCGGCGGTTGGCCGGCCGGCGTCATCGGGGTCCGCCGCCTGGCCTGAGCGCCTGGCCCATTCGGCCCGGGCGGCCATCCGATTCAACAGACCGAAGGCCGAGCCGGCGAGCTTCTCCAGAATCTTCTTCTCGCCGCGGACCCAGACCACGGTGCCGACGATGACGCCCAGGGCGACGGAGCAGATGAGATAGGCCCAGAAGCGCGGGGTAAGGGTCGGCAAGTTGCGCCGGAACGAGAACCAGGCCTGGCTGTAATAGGGCTTCAAGAGGATGCTGGCGATGAGGACGACGAAGGCCGCCAGAGCCTCGCCGAATCGGAACTCGCGGAAGAAGCGGCCGGTCCGCCGCTTAACCAGCGTGAACTGGTCCTCGTCGGGGAGGACGAAGCCTCGGTTGTCCCGGAAGGCCTCCCCGACCGTGGCGGCCAGGCTGGCCTCATCGTGGCCGACCAGGACGACAACCGTCTTGTCCAGGTCCCAGACGGGCCGGAAGGGCGAAGGTCGGACGATGACTTCGGCCCTTGGTGCCTGGGCCGAACCGGCGGCGCTCTTCCTCTCCCACTGGTGGACGAGGCGCTCGACCTCGTCGGCAGCCTGGTGGTCCTCGTCGCAGATCAACCGCATCAGGTCGTTGGACCAGACCTTCTTCGACCCGCCCTGGGCCGACCGGTGGACAGTCCCGACGACGATGTAGTTGTGGTACCCGAGGTCGCGGCGGCGGAAGCCGTCGACGAGGACGGCCCGCGGGGCCTCGGTCGAGCCGGACTTGGCCTGGTCGAGCCAGAGGCGGCGGTCGCCGGTCCCGCCGGCCACCGCGGTGGCCAACTTCAGGCCGAGCAGCCCTTCGGACAACGCGGTCGCCTCGGCGGCAGCCAGGCCGGCCTCCCTGACCTCCCTCGGCTGAAGGGCGGTGTTGGAGATGACCACCCGGGCCTGGAGCCACTCCCCGGCTCGGCCCAACTCATCCCCGGATGAGAAGACCAATGACTTGGGCGGCTCCAGCCAGAAGGCCCACCGGCCGGTCGGCCCGCGTCTGGCCGGGCTATCCAGGCCGAGGGCCCCGGACAGGCGTTGCAGCAAGTCGTCGGCGTCCTCGTCCCCGGCCAGAGGCAGCCCCTCGAGGACCAGGTGAGCGACGATGCCGCCGGTCAGGCCGACCCAGAGGATGACGACCACTTGCTGAATGAGCTGCCAGCGCTGGACGATGGCCAGGGCCAGCGGGGCCGAAAAGGCCAGGACGATCAGGTAGAAAAGCAGGGCCAGGCGGTTGTAGCGGGCGATCCGCAAAGGTCATCCCTCCGGGCAAGGTGATTCTTCGAGCACCGACGTGGTTCCTTCTGGCCGGAAGCCGGCCGGTGGCCAGAGGCACATCAGGAACGGCCCTCGATGGCAGTCTAGGAACGAAGGAGGGGTTCAATTGGCCAGGCCACCCAAGGTTGCCGTCGTCGGGGCCGGCCTTTCCGGCCTGGCCTGCGCCATCGGCCTCGAGCGGCGCGGCCTCCGGCCGGACGTCTTCGAGAAAAGATCGGTCGTCGGCGGCCGCTTCCCCAATGTCGAAGGGTTCATGAGAATCGCGGACGCCCCCTTCGGCGATGCCCTCCACTTCCTGTGGCGAGAGTACGGCCTCAGGGTGTGGGTCCCCAACCCCATCGAACGCTTGGTCTTCCATTCGGTCCGGCATGAGGCCGTCATCCGCGGGCCGCTCGGGTACACCACCCTCAGGGGCGATCAGGAGGGGTCCTTCGAAAAGCAACTGGCCCAAGAGTTCAAGGGCCCGATCCATTTCGGCCGGGCCGCCGACGCCATCTCCCTGGCGGGCGACTACGACTTCGTGGTCGTCGCCGACGGGCAGGACACCATCCCCCGGCGCCTCGGGTTCTGGCGGAAAATCGTCTCGGTCCGGGCCTCGGCGTGGGTCGTCGAGGGTCCGGTCCCCCCGACCGAGATCGACATCTGGCTCGACCCGGACCTGGCCGGACACGGCTATGCCTATATCCTGCCGTGGCGAGAGCGGACCGGGATGGCCGCCATTTATGAGCCCGATGCGGGTGAGGGTGACGAGATCCACGCCGACCGGCAGGCCCGCTTCCTCGAGGTCCTCCGCCGCCG
The window above is part of the Bacillota bacterium genome. Proteins encoded here:
- a CDS encoding class I SAM-dependent methyltransferase produces the protein REVAAMGTDQLVVATVVALLGAALWEGLRPVNVPRQANFEGIDDPAAARAYDWLSRLPHFSLVRQLMAWAVAARRPESPLVDVGCGPGYFTAKLARAFPDHGVIGVDLSEEMTRTAAANLSARGLGRVRFIQGDARELPFGDGSVGFLVSTLSLHHWADPVAAFTEFHRVLRPGGQVLVVDVRRDCPRLFYWLFALDRQILTPHALRVANEPIASALASYSLGELRAILRQTPFDEGRVGALTALSLTWARKG
- a CDS encoding HAD-IIB family hydrolase, with protein sequence MSSSGPRRPTAVLSDIDGCLYDFTQPPDLGAYAWLRSARARAGSPSFSLVTGRSVEFVKVFAVILGLRESPHLCELGSLVVEGVGSRVLVHPRIEEYGVTRLRRDRVNLLEAIAERIGPVEIEPSRDFTLSLIAVGGHPACDSRDQVEGVVREAHPEARVFTVGEVLDIALVPVSKADGLDFLRATYPGFDPSSILAIGDSENDLDLFAAAGWRGAPANATDAVKAAADYVSPHPGLAGVQDILRTMMGWE
- a CDS encoding NAD(P)-binding protein — its product is MARPPKVAVVGAGLSGLACAIGLERRGLRPDVFEKRSVVGGRFPNVEGFMRIADAPFGDALHFLWREYGLRVWVPNPIERLVFHSVRHEAVIRGPLGYTTLRGDQEGSFEKQLAQEFKGPIHFGRAADAISLAGDYDFVVVADGQDTIPRRLGFWRKIVSVRASAWVVEGPVPPTEIDIWLDPDLAGHGYAYILPWRERTGMAAIYEPDAGEGDEIHADRQARFLEVLRRRGLQARPLEGSQINDYEIGYPERCRDGPLLFVGNAAGCIQPLAGFGQLLSVISGFAAARAVVEGRPYEAFRGSDQRRRADVALRRLVDRFGADDFDRWIAALALIPFRDLFFSTNLPLLTWGGSLVSTFWPPAGEGPSGR